In Aedes albopictus strain Foshan chromosome 3, AalbF5, whole genome shotgun sequence, the following are encoded in one genomic region:
- the LOC134290906 gene encoding uncharacterized protein LOC134290906 — protein MSNTSSDRDHSYVCAGCDRPETADDIVQCDTCSSWWHFSCANVDASVADRSNWICIKCLPPPPPSRSASVRTTSSNRRALLEISLRRLAEEKELRKKELEINMEREFMKAKYNLLEQCALDEEIETRSVRSRVEQIEARDREKDVHEWVGQVAASLQESRSLTAPKTPSIPVNLNINVCSGDRMQNEEEGAVGTTITNVVGSRSMPKLLTEGTSNEVNEGKDLPKRKVVIRRSQRTDEADAEKVAAKNYQLLESQLRKCQEDSKLDRQALQDLQNQLRECQLKLQQRRVEPPARDAQTLWPLRDLSKGAIRRTDPSVPVDTPSPQLRRNQARVPENIVPVADVHQLNLTNPFQQEGHGVREQLRSNFARSTEIGLVSTPRQEPLACADQAQDCLSLEVCRPSPEQLAARQVMPRDLPDFDGDPEEWPLFISSLRNSTSACGYSRAENLARLQRCLKGDALKSVRYNLLDPDSVPEVIRTLQTLYGRPEVIIARLIKSVQDAPAPKSERLETLMDFGMAVRNLVSHLIAADQRAHLCNPVLLQELVEKLPASVKMQWAQHLVQFPDVTLQTFSCFMTSVVESVSKVVVYTGHRSEKSKPREKGYVHSHMETTASEQPNQFKSESPNLCLVCRKGSHRVADCDVFKDNSIDSRWKTVSALRLCRCCLGQHGRRTCRSSARCEIDGCQFRHHPLLHTTTTTNISIPSTSIPTESHTYHHCGQSVLFRIVPVTISGPVSSIDTFAFLDEGSSATLVEQSLAKQLDLEGPVIPLCLKWTADMFRSEENSQIVSFEISERGSRKRYRLKNARTVERLNLPSQTIRIEELQQRYRHLAGLPIRSYDKAVPQVLIGLRNLSLAVPQKIKEGSGGPIAVKTRVGWCVYGSLADHHETKQFSYHICDCDVSEGLDKLVRDYFEAEDVGLGSTEPLESEDVQRARRILEQTTYRDGNRFITGLLWKHNHIELPDSFSMALQRLKCLERRMTRDPVLKENLKSQLQEYQNKGYAHQATEAELYEADPRRTWYLPLGAVVNPKKPTKVRLIWDAAAKVDGVSLNTFLLPGPDLLVSLPSVLFRYRQYPVAVCGDIKEMFHQIGVTAADRHAQRFLWRDTEAETPKVFLMDVLTFGSTSSPSSAQFVKNINAKEYESQFPRAAEGITKCHYVDDYLDSFECEEEAALVAKQVRQVHLKGGFEIRNWLSNSATVLDHLGETSKVTMKNLTAAGDGRSERVLGMLWITETDMLRFSTTFRSEVDELISSKTRPTKRQILKTVMSLFDPLGLLASFLVHGKIIMQEVWRSGTKWDECVDDRIDQHWRKWIELFDRVGDIQIPRCYFQAASAERYTTLQAHLFVDASEAAYSAVVYFRIVDTQGNPQCALVTAKTKVAPLKYVSIPRLELMAAVLGSRLLAFVGENHSIPIKKRFCWTDSNTVLAWVRSEHRRYKQFVACRVGEIPSLTNENEWRWVPSRFNIADEATKWGKGPCFDSGSRWIQGPEFLGLSEEQWPRNVTPIISTDEELRPCHLYHEMVSSLVDFERFSNWNRLLRTVAFVFHLFTVQKARRTNIKIGKQPTHEDIRAAEVQILKIVQWTVYSDEMTILTNNQHLSAEQQRPLDRTSSLYKLSPMLDSNGVLRIDSRIGAAQVDAFDLKYPVILPRKHHVTYLIIDYYHRKYQHGNAETVVNELRQKYHIPRIRVAVRTISRLCQWCKVYKAQLIIPKMGPLPEARLSPGVRPFSFIGIDYFGPILVKVGRSNAKRWICLITCLTIRAVHVEVAYDLSTQSCIACIRRFVCRRGAPLEIYSDNGRNFVGADGVLRDQIKRIEEETATTFTNTQTKWHFIPPSAPHMGGSWERLVRSIKAAMLNIPQERKLDDEALWTYVVEAESIVNSRPLTYLPLDTPEQEALTPNHFLLGSSSGVKQPSVDLGSTQLIRNTWDVLQANLDHFWRRWIREYLPTLTKRTKWFEDGRSVHSGDLVVIIEDKRRNGWTRGRILEVIRGRDGRTRQATVQTSSGVLRRPVSKLALLDVAGNCNAEDGTHPYGEGNVGDTAPLLATLPTDSQME, from the coding sequence AAGGACGTTCACGAATGGGTGGGCCAAGTAGCAGCGTCGCTCCAGGAGAGCAGATCGCTCACTGCCCCGAAAACCCCTTCTATCCCCGTCAACCTCAACATCAATGTGTGCTCTGGCGATCGAATGCAGAACGAAGAAGAAGGTGCAGTAGGCACAACAATAACAAATGTTGTCGGTAGTCGTTCCATGCCAAAACTCTTAACAGAGGGAACATCGAACGAAGTAAACGAGGGTAAAGATCTACCGAAGCGCAAAGTGGTAATTAGGCGAAGTCAAAGAACAGACGAAGCAGACGCGGAGAAAGTAGCTGCGAAAAACTATCAACTGTTGGAGTCGCAGCTTAGGAAGTGCCAGGAAGATTCGAAGCTAGATCGCCAGGCTCTGCAAGATTTGCAAAATCAGCTTCGGGAGTGCCAACTAAAACTGCAACAGCGCAGAGTGGAACCTCCAGCACGAGATGCTCAAACTCTTTGGCCGTTGCGTGATCTATCGAAAGGTGCGATCCGTCGCACTGACCCATCTGTGCCAGTTGATACTCCATCGCCCCAGTTGCGTAGAAATCAGGCTAGAGTTCCCGAGAATATAGTTCCGGTAGCCGATGTTCATCAGTTGAACTTGACGAACCCGTTTCAGCAGGAGGGCCATGGTGTACGTGAGCAGTTGCGAAGCAATTTCGCACGCTCAACTGAAATCGGACTAGTCAGTACTCCACGGCAGGAACCGCTAGCTTGTGCCGATCAAGCCCAGGATTGTTTGTCTCTGGAAGTGTGTCGACCGTCACCAGAACAACTTGCTGCGAGACAGGTGATGCCCAGAGATTTGCCGGACTTCGACGGCGATCCGGAAGAATGGCCGCTGTTTATTAGCAGCCTCCGTAACAGTACTTCTGCTTGTGGGTATAGTAGAGCGGAAAATCTGGCTCGGTTGCAGCGCTGCTTGAAGGGTGATGCATTGAAGTCGGTTCGATACAATTTGCTCGATCCAGATTCAGTTCCGGAAGTTATACGCACTCTTCAAACTCTCTATGGTCGCCCAGAAGTAATTATCGCCAGGTTGATAAAATCGGTTCAAGATGCCCCAGCTCCGAAGTCAGAGCGGTTGGAAACTCTCATGGATTTCGGAATGGCTGTGAGAAACTTAGTCAGCCACTTGATTGCTGCAGATCAGCGAGCTCACCTTTGTAATCCCGTACTCTTACAAGAGCTGGTGGAAAAGCTTCCGGCCAGTGTAAAGATGCAGTGGGCTCAACATTTAGTCCAGTTTCCCGACGTGACGCTACAAACCTTCAGCTGTTTCATGACATCAGTTGTAGAATCGGTGAGCAAAGTTGTGGTATACACCGGCCATAGATCCGAAAAGTCGAAGCCGAGAGAGAAAGGATACGTGCATTCGCATATGGAAACCACCGCTTCTGAGCAGCCGAATCAGTTCAAGAGTGAATCTCCGAACCTCTGCTTGGTCTGCAGGAAAGGTAGTCATCGTGTTGCGGATTGCGACGTGTTCAAAGACAACAGCATCGATAGCCGATGGAAAACCGTATCAGCGTTAAGGTTGTGTCGCTGTTGCTTAGGACAGCATGGACGAAGAACATGCAGAAGTTCAGCTCGCTGTGAGATTGACGGGTGCCAGTTTCGGCACCACCCACTATTGCATACAACGACGACTACGAACATCAGCATCCCTTCGACTTCGATACCTACAGAAAGCCACACTTACCACCACTGTGGACAGTCGGTCCTGTTTCGCATCGTTCCGGTGACCATATCCGGACCGGTGAGCTCGATTGACACATTCGCTTTTCTCGACGAGGGTTCCTCTGCAACACTGGTGGAGCAAAGTCTAGCAAAGCAATTAGATCTAGAAGGCCCAGTGATCCCTCTTTGCTTGAAATGGACCGCCGACATGTTCCGCTCTGAAGAAAACTCGCAAATAGTCTCGTTCGAAATATCCGAACGTGGAAGCCGAAAAAGATACCGTTTGAAAAACGCTAGAACCGTGGAGCGACTCAATCTGCCTTCACAAACGATCCGTATTGAAGAACTCCAACAACGCTATCGGCATTTAGCGGGATTGCCGATCCGCAGCTACGACAAAGCAGTTCCTCAAGTACTGATCGGATTACGAAACCTGTCTCTAGCCGTGCCACAGAAAATTAAAGAAGGAAGCGGTGGGCCAATAGCAGTAAAAACACGTGTTGGATGGTGCGTTTACGGAAGCTTGGCAGATCATCACGAGACAAAACAGTTTAGCTACCATATTTGCGACTGCGATGTAAGTGAGGGATTAGATAAACTAGTCCGTGACTATTTTGAGGCTGAAGATGTGGGACTTGGATCGACCGAACCGTTGGAGTCTGAGGATGTCCAACGAGCCAGACGTATTCTCGAGCAAACCACTTACAGGGATGGAAACCGATTCATCACAGGACTTTTGTGGAAACACAACCACATTGAGCTTCCTGACAGTTTCTCAATGGCTCTACAACGTTTAAAGTGTTTAGAGAGGCGTATGACTCGTGATCCTGTCCTGAAAGAAAACCTGAAATCCCAACTCCAAGAATATCAGAACAAGGGCTACGCCCACCAGGCAACGGAAGCTGAATTGTATGAGGCAGATCCCAGGCGTACATGGTACCTCCCGCTGGGCGCTGTCGTCAATCCAAAAAAGCCCACGAAGGTACGGCTGATTTGGGATGCAGCCGCAAAGGTGGATGGAGTGTCGCTGAACACATTTCTTCTCCCAGGGCCCGATCTTCTCGTGTCATTACCGTCAGTCCTATTTCGATATCGTCAGTATCCGGTGGCAGTCTGCGGTGATATCAAAGAGATGTTTCACCAAATTGGTGTCACCGCAGCTGACCGTCATGCTCAGCGCTTCCTCTGGCGCGACACCGAAGCTGAAACTCCAAAAGTATTTCTGATGGACGTCTTGACTTTCGGATCTACAAGTTCACCTTCGTCCGCACAATTCGTTAAAAATATAAACGCAAAAGAGTACGAATCGCAGTTTCCTAGGGCGGCGGAAGGTATCACAAAATGCCACTATGTCGACGATTATCTCGACAGTTTCGAGTGCGAGGAAGAAGCGGCGTTAGTAGCAAAGCAAGTACGACAAGTGCATTTGAAGGGCGGATTTGAAATCCGCAATTGGTTAAGCAACAGTGCCACAGTTCTGGATCATCTAGGAGAAACATCGAAGGTCACGATGAAGAATTTGACAGCAGCGGGTGACGGCCGATCAGAAAGGGTTCTCGGCATGCTTTGGATTACGGAAACGGATATGCTACGTTTCTCTACCACGTTCCGGTCTGAAGTAGATGAGCTGATCAGTTCGAAAACCAGACCGACGAAAAGGCAGATACTCAAGACAGTGATGAGTCTGTTTGACCCCTTGGGACTTCTTGCGTCGTTCTTGGTGCACGGAAAAATCATTATGCAAGAAGTATGGCGAAGCGGAACAAAGTGGGATGAATGTGTGGATGACCGAATCGACCAGCACTGGCGAAAATGGATTGAGCTTTTTGATAGAGTAGGAGACATCCAGATTCCTCGGTGCTACTTCCAAGCGGCTAGCGCTGAACGGTATACAACCCTGCAAGCACACCTATTCGTTGACGCCAGCGAAGCAGCGTACTCCGCTGTTGTATACTTCAGGATCGTGGATACGCAAGGTAATCCACAATGCGCACTAGTAACGGCTAAGACTAAGGTCGCCCCGTTGAAATATGTATCGATTCCACGTTTGGAGCTGATGGCTGCCGTTTTGGGATCACGATTGCTGGCGTTTGTAGGAGAAAATCACTCGATCCCGATAAAGAAGCGTTTCTGCTGGACTGATTCCAACACTGTCTTGGCCTGGGTCCGTTCGGAACATCGTCGATACAAACAATTCGTGGCGTGTCGTGTAGGTGAAATTCCATCCTTGACTAACGAGAACGAGTGGAGGTGGGTCCCAAGCAGATTCAACATTGCCGACGAAGCTACGAAATGGGGAAAAGGACCCTGCTTCGACAGCGGAAGCCGATGGATCCAAGGTCCGGAGTTTCTGGGCCTATCGGAGGAACAGTGGCCGCGAAATGTAACGCCGATCATCTCTACAGACGAAGAACTACGTCCATGTCACTTGTACCATGAAATGGTTTCATCTCTCGTCGATTTTGAACGATTTTCGAACTGGAATAGATTATTGCGCACTGTGGCCTTTGTTTTCCATCTCTTTACCGTACAAAAGGCTCGAAGGACAAATATCAAGATTGGAAAGCAGCCAACACATGAAGACATCAGGGCAGCTGAAGTTCAAATATTGAAGATCGTGCAGTGGACCGTCTACTCAGATGAAATGACCATCTTGACGAATAATCAGCATTTGTCAGCCGAGCAACAACGTCCGTTGGATAGAACGAGTTCGCTCTACAAACTCTCACCAATGCTGGACTCGAACGGGGTTCTGCGAATCGACAGCCGCATAGGAGCGGCACAGGTGGATGCATTTGATCTAAAGTATCCCGTAATACTTCCCCGAAAACATCATGTGACCTACTTGATCATCGACTACTATCATAGGAAATATCAACACGGCAACGCGGAGACAGTCGTAAATGAGCTCCGCCAAAAGTATCACATCCCTCGAATTCGAGTTGCAGTGCGGACCATTAGCAGGCTGTGTCAATGGTGCAAGGTTTATAAAGCACAACTAATCATTCCCAAAATGGGTCCATTGCCCGAAGCTCGTTTATCTCCAGGAGTTCGACCATTCAGTTTTATCGGAATTGACTATTTTGGACCGATTCTCGTTAAAGTAGGTCGATCCAACGCGAAAAGGTGGATCTGCCTTATCACGTGCCTTACAATCCGCGCAGTGCACGTTGAGGTCGCTTATGACCTCTCTACTCAATCATGTATTGCCTGCATTCGAAGGTTCGTATGTCGACGAGGAGCGCCCTTGGAGATATACTCCGATAATGGCCGGAACTTTGTTGGAGCTGATGGTGTTCTGCGTGATCAGATAAAGCGGATTGAAGAGGAGACTGCAACCACGTTCACCAATACGCAGACCAAGTGGCATTTCATTCCCCCATCTGCTCCTCACATGGGAGGCTCATGGGAGCGCCTCGTTCGCTCCATCAAGGCAGCGATGCTCAATATTCCTCAGGAACGTAAGCTGGACGATGAAGCTTTGTGGACATACGTAGTGGAAGCAGAGTCAATAGTAAATTCGCGGCCTTTAACCTATCTTCCATTAGATACCCCGGAACAAGAAGCGCTCACGCCAAATCATTTTCTTTTGGGAAGCTCGAGTGGCGTGAAGCAACCCTCAGTGGACCTAGGATCAACACAACTGATTCGCAATACTTGGGACGTTTTACAGGCGAATTTAGATCATTTCTGGAGGCGCTGGATACGGGAGTATCTCCCAACGCTTACAAAGCGTACAAAATGGTTCGAAGATGGAAGATCTGTTCATTCTGGGGACTTGGTGGTTATCATCGAGGACAAAAGGCGTAACGGATGGACACGTGGACGAATTCTGGAGGTGATAAGAGGTAGAGATGGCAGAACTCGTCAAGCTACCGTACAAACATCGAGCGGAGTACTTCGACGACCGGTTTCAAAATTGGCACTTCTGGATGTCGCTGGGAACTGTAATGCTGAGGACGGCACTCATCCTTACGGGGAGGGGAATGTTGGCGACACAGCCCCACTTTTGGCAACCTTGCCAACAGATAGTCAAATGGAGTGA